The genomic window ACCATTTAACTTTTCCTCTGCAGGAGAGATATATCCATACCCAGTATTTGGACCGTCAGGCTTGATCCCAAAGGTTATTATATGTTTCTCTGCAAGGTTTTCTGAAGCCTTAATGATCTCTGAGAAATCATATGATCTCAGTATTCTGTGGTCAGATGGAAACACGACAACTGTGTTGTCATGGTCTTTTGAAATCCCATGTACACCTGCGTAAATGGCCGGAAGGGTATTTTTTGCCTCAGGTTCCACAAAAATATTTGATTCTTTGTATTCATAGCCCAGTTCTTCTATGGCACCCATTACCAAGAATTTATATTTTTCATTGGTAACCACATAGATATCATCAATCTCCGATACCAGGAGACTCCTTTCAAAAGTTTCCTGAAAAAGAGAGGGTTCCTCTTTTTTTATTTTTATAAACTGCTTCGGATAATGATCTCTGCTAAGAGGCCACAACCTTGTCCCGCATCCGCCTGCTAGAATGATAACTTTCATAATTATCTCACTCCTTTAGTCCTATTACAATGTATAGTTGTAGAAAAAGTAAAAAAAAATCAAGAATCTTTTTTAGATATCTCCTTCATTATTTTGAATTCCCTTATAAAGGAAAGAATAGCGTAAATAATTATGGTAAATCTAAACATGATATTGCGAAAAATATAAAAGTTTTCCTTAAAGTGTCATTCATATATTTTACTCTGTTTAATGTCATTTCCTTTACAGTTAAAGCTTAAAAATTTATTCTGCTTAATATACTTTAGTTTAAAATTTTGTTGTTTTTCTAATTAAAACATAAGCTATAGTGGATAAAAAAATCTTCATAGGAGGTCCTGTAAAATGTAATCATCACAAAACCATTCACGGTTGATAAAGGTAAATAATATTCAGAATTTTAGTAAATTATACAATTGAAATGTCAAACCCCTATTTAAGCTGAAAATCTCGGATCAACCAGGTAACCGTTGATATATCTTCTGACTTTTTTCAGTTTGCCACTTTCACGATAAAATATCCAAGTTCCATCTTTTTGACCATTTTTATAATAACCCTTGGATTTTATATTCCCATTCTCATAATATTCTAGCCATTCACCCTCTTTTTTCCCATCTCTATAATTACCTTTAAATTTTAGATTTCCGTTCTTGTGGTATTCTAGCCATTCACCCTCTTTTTTTAAATCCCTTTGCATCTTTTTTTCAGCCATAGTTATTTTTTCAGAATAGGCCTTATATTCTTCTGAACACAAGATTGTATTTAAAATAATAAAAATTATTAACAATATTTTTTTCATAATGTCACTCCTATAATTTTTTTCAACTCTGATATCACAGAAGTTAAATGGATACTCATATAATTTAAATAAAACTGATACCATTTTTTCAAAATCTAACTTCTATTATTATACTCTTCATTATCATTATTTTAAAAAACTCCTATCATTTCAAAATTTAAATTTATACTTCCCCTAATAATAAAAAGAAAGAGTGATAAATTTAATAAAGTATCACTCTTTCATAATTTAAGCTCTTATATTAATTTTGGATATCTACAAAAAAATTAACAAAACCTAATTATAATTTTTATGCTAAAACTTATTGTGTATCTTTTTAAGCACATCTTTTATGGCCTCCTCTATACCTCCGTAAGCCATAATCTCTTCCTTTGTAACTAATTTTTCTATATCCTTCTGACTGTACCCCAGGGATTCTAACGCCATATAGAGCTCTTCCTCTATCTGCAGGCCTTTTATAGCACTACCTTCTGTCGTACTATCTTCAAATTTTAGACCTTTGAGCTTGTCCTTTACATCTACTATCAATTTTTGTGCTTTTTTTATCCCCAATTTTGGAACCTTCGTCAAAAGCTTCACATCTTCCCTAGATACA from uncultured Ilyobacter sp. includes these protein-coding regions:
- the ruvA gene encoding Holliday junction branch migration protein RuvA produces the protein MFEYLKGELSLKKLEYAVIDINGIGYRVNISLKTYEKLVLGEETKLYIYNYIREDMFKLIGFAEEKERNLFEILINVNGIGVSLALAILSTFDIEDMRDIVSREDVKLLTKVPKLGIKKAQKLIVDVKDKLKGLKFEDSTTEGSAIKGLQIEEELYMALESLGYSQKDIEKLVTKEEIMAYGGIEEAIKDVLKKIHNKF